From a region of the Coffea arabica cultivar ET-39 chromosome 3e, Coffea Arabica ET-39 HiFi, whole genome shotgun sequence genome:
- the LOC113738106 gene encoding isoleucine--tRNA ligase, chloroplastic/mitochondrial-like isoform X1, whose amino-acid sequence MAVQNSSYKVILLKNCPSFRKTPPVSFLYLRKCSSSQVLSLLSLLNVRHYSTYPGPEICSSAKRRSRGPVMAAKKASEGLKKDDGKYKHTVDLPQATFGLRANSTVREPEIQKLWDEHQVFKRVVDRNDGGSFILHDGPPYANGDLHMGHALNKILKDIINRYKLLQNFKVQYVPGWDCHGLPIELKVLQSLDEVTRKELTPLKLRKKAAKFATATVKAQMASFRRYGVWGDWDHPYLTLDPEYEAAQIEVFGKMAIQGFIYRGRKPVHWSPSSRTALAEAELEYPEGHVSNSMYAIFKLVNAPNLCNLLEEFFPNLCLAIWTTTPWTIPANAAVAVNPKLQYAIVEVQSGSTDSSTLSGNAKKKLGNVFEEYEKLFLIVALDLVPTLEAKWGKKLLIKKKLLGSDLENCSYVHPIDGRDCPVVIGGDYITTESGTGLVHTAPGHGQEDYVTGLKYGLPILSPVDDDGKFTEEAAQFNGLDVLGDGNIAVIEYLDKHLSMLMVEPYKHKYPYDWRTKKPTIFRATEQWFASVEGFRNAAIDAISQVTWIPSQGEKRIIAMTSSRSDWCISRQRTWGVPIPVFYHVETKEPLMNEETIDHVKSIISQKGSDAWWYMTVEELLPDTYHDKASDYEKGTDTMDVWFDSGSSWAAVLEKRNGLSSPADLYLEGTDQHRGWFQSSLLTSVATKGRAPYSAVVTHGFVLDERGYKMSKSLGNVVDPVTIIEGGKNKVESPPYGADVLRLWASSIDYTGDVMIGHQVLRQMSDIYRKLRGTLRFLLANLHDWKVDYVVPYHELPKIDQHALFQLENVVKNIKESYEQYQFFKIFQIIQRFVIVDLSNFYFDVAKDRLYVGGTTSFTRRSCQSVLAEHLLSIVKVVAPILPHLAEDVWQHLPFQYTNEEGQIAKFVFESRWPIIKERYLAFPVEEVNFWGKILELRTEVNKVLEVARSGKLIGSSLEAKVYLHTSDDTLAARLTEACKSETDADTLPRIFITSQVEVLPSLENELTEDASYTGEFLIGGKDRVWIHVTRAAGSKCERCWNFSPQVGSFDEHPSLCSRCYNVVAGQPEPALAAVS is encoded by the exons ATGGCTGTCCAAAACTCCTCTTACAAG GTGATATTGCTGAAGAACTGTCCATCATTCAGGAAAACTCCACCCGTTAGCTTCCTGTATCTCAGAAAATGTTCATCATCTCAAGTGCTATCTCTGTTATCTCTGTTAAATGTGAGACACTATTCTACCTACCCTGGTCCTGAAATCTGTTCATCTGCAAAAAGAAGGTCTCGTGGACCTGTTATGGCAGCAAAAAAAGCGTCTGAAG GATTAAAGAAGGATGATGGAAAATACAAACACACGGTTGACCTACCACAGGCAACATTTGGCTTGAGGGCAAATTCTACAGTAAGGGAGCCTGAGATTCAGAAATTGTGGGATGAGCATCAGGTGTTTAAGAGAGTTGTTGATAGGAATGATGGA GGTAGTTTTATTCTCCATGATGGTCCTCCTTATGCTAATGGTGATTTGCACATGGGGCAcgctttaaataaaattttgaaggATATTATAAACCGTTACAAG CTTCTTCAAAATTTTAAGGTTCAATACGTTCCAGGGTGGGATTGTCATGGCTTACCAATAGAACTAAAAG TATTGCAGTCACTAGATGAGGTTACCAGGAAGGAGCTGACACCATTAAAGTTGAGGAAAAAGGCAGCAAAATTTGCCACTGCAACTGTGAAAGCTCAAATGGCATCATTTAGG AGATATGGAGTATGGGGAGACTGGGATCATCCTTATCTAACTCTTGATCCAGAGTATGAAGCTGCACAG ATTGAAGTATTTGGCAAAATGGCTATTCAAGGGTTTATCTATAGGGGAAGAAAACCAGTTCACTGGAGTCCGTCATCACGCACTGCTCTTGCTGAAGCAGAGTTGGAG TATCCTGAAGGGCATGTTTCCAACAGCATGTATGCCATTTTCAAACTAGTCAATGCTCCGAATTTGTGCAATTTATTGGAGGAATTCTTCCCTAATTTGTGCTTGGCTATCTGGACCACAACTCCATGGACTATACCTGCTAATGCTG CTGTTGCAGTGAATCCTAAGCTTCAATATGCCATTGTTGAAGTGCAGTCGGGTTCCACAGATAGTTCTACACTGTCTGGCAATGCAAAAAAGAAACTTGGCAATGTTTTTGAAGAATATGAGAAGCTGTTCCTTATTGTGGCATTAGACCTTGTACCAACTCTAGAAGCAAAATGGGGCAAAAAACTTCTTATAAAGAAAAAACTGTTGGGTTCGGATCTCGAAAATTGCAG CTATGTTCATCCAATAGATGGCAGAGACTGTCCTGTTGTCATTGGTGGTGATTACATCACAACAGAATCAGGAACTGGACTAGTTCATACTGCTCCTGGTCATGGCCAGGAGGATTATGTAACTGGCCTCAAATATGGTCTACCTATTCTTTCCCCTGTGGATGATGATGGCAAATTCACAGAAGAAGCTGCACAGTTCAATGGGCTTGATGTGCTTGGTGATGGAAATATTGCAGTTATAGAATACTTGGACAAGCATTTGTCAATGCTTATGGTGGAACCCTACA AACACAAGTATCCATATGATTGGAGGACAAAAAAGCCCACGATTTTTAGGGCAACTGAACAATGGTTTGCATCAGTGGAAGGATTCCGTAATGCTGCAATTGATGCAATCAGCCAAGTGACATGGATTCCTTCTCAG ggagaaaaaagaatcaTTGCAATGACTTCAAGCCGTTCTGATTGGTGTATATCACGGCAAAGGACATGGGGTGTTCCCATTCCAGTGTTTTACCATGTGGAAACAAAGGAGCCACTGATGAATGAAGAAACCATTGATCATGTCAAAT CTATAATTTCTCAAAAGGGTAGTGATGCATGGTGGTATATGACGGTAGAGGAATTACTTCCTGATACTTATCATGATAAAGCATCAGATTATGAAAAAGGGACTGATACAATGGATGTTTGGTTTGACTCAG GGTCTTCATGGGCTGCTGTGCTGGAGAAAAGAAATGGACTCAGTTCTCCTGCAGATTTGTATCTTGAGGGTACAGATCAGCATCGCGGTTGGTTCCAAAGCTCGTTGTTGACAAGTGTTGCTACTAAAG GAAGGGCTCCATATTCTGCTGTTGTTACTCATGGGTTTGTCTTGGATGAGAGAGGATATAAGATGAGTAAATCTCTGGGCAATGTTGTTGATCCAGTTACAATCATTGAAGGAGGAAAAAACAAAGTG GAATCTCCTCCTTATGGTGCTGATGTCCTAAGACTCTGGGCTTCTAGCATAGATTATACTGGGGATGTGATGATTGGGCATCAAGTCCTCCGTCAAATGTCTGATATCTACCGGAAATTACGGGGAACTCTAAGATTTCTTTTGGCAAACCTTCATGACTGGAAA GTTGATTATGTTGTTCCATATCATGAACTTCCAAAGATTGATCAGCATGCATTATTTCAGCTTGAGAATGTTGTCAAGAACATTAAGGAGAGTTATGAACAATatcaattcttcaaaatttttcag ATTATTCAACGCTTTGTGATCGTCGATCTCTCAAACTTTTACTTTGACGTTGCCAAAGATCGTCTTTACGTTGG GGGAACAACGAGCTTTACGAGGAGGAGTTGCCAAAGTGTCCTTGCAGAACACTTACTTTCCATAGTAAAGGTGGTTGCGCCCATCCTCCCGCATTTGGCTGAGGATGTTTGGCAACATCTTCCTTTTCAATATACTAATGAAGAAGGGCAAATTGCCAAATTTGTCTTTGAGTCAAGATGGCCTATAATTAAGGAAAGATATCTCGCTTTTCCTGTCGAAGAAGTCAATTTTTGGGGGAAAATTCTTGAG CTAAGAACTGAGGTAAATAAAGTGCTAGAGGTTGCTCGATCTGGGAAGCTAATTGGTTCAAGTTTAGAGGCGAAGGTCTACCTCCACACATCAGATGATACCCTAGCTGCAAGATTGACAGAAGCTTGTAAATCTGAAACTGATGCTGATACGCTACCTCGTATATTCATTACATCTCAG GTGGAGGTTCTTCCATCCCTGGAAAACGAGCTTACTGAAGATGCATCATACACAGGAGAATTTCTCATTGGAGGAAAAGACAGAGTATGGATTCACGTAACGCGTGCAGCGGGCTCAAAATGCGAACGATGTTGGAATTTTTCGCCTCAAGTTGGCTCTTTTGATGAGCACCCTTCACTTTGCAGCCGTTGTTACAATGTTGTCGCCGGTCAGCCAGAACCTGCTCTGGCAGCTGTGAGCTGA
- the LOC113738106 gene encoding isoleucine--tRNA ligase, chloroplastic/mitochondrial-like isoform X2 produces the protein MAVQNSSYKVILLKNCPSFRKTPPVSFLYLRKCSSSQVLSLLSLLNVRHYSTYPGPEICSSAKRRSRGPVMAAKKASEGLKKDDGKYKHTVDLPQATFGLRANSTVREPEIQKLWDEHQVFKRVVDRNDGGSFILHDGPPYANGDLHMGHALNKILKDIINRYKLLQNFKVQYVPGWDCHGLPIELKVLQSLDEVTRKELTPLKLRKKAAKFATATVKAQMASFRRYGVWGDWDHPYLTLDPEYEAAQIEVFGKMAIQGFIYRGRKPVHWSPSSRTALAEAELEYPEGHVSNSMYAIFKLVNAPNLCNLLEEFFPNLCLAIWTTTPWTIPANAAVAVNPKLQYAIVEVQSGSTDSSTLSGNAKKKLGNVFEEYEKLFLIVALDLVPTLEAKWGKKLLIKKKLLGSDLENCSYVHPIDGRDCPVVIGGDYITTESGTGLVHTAPGHGQEDYVTGLKYGLPILSPVDDDGKFTEEAAQFNGLDVLGDGNIAVIEYLDKHLSMLMVEPYKHKYPYDWRTKKPTIFRATEQWFASVEGFRNAAIDAISQVTWIPSQGEKRIIAMTSSRSDWCISRQRTWGVPIPVFYHVETKEPLMNEETIDHVKWSSWAAVLEKRNGLSSPADLYLEGTDQHRGWFQSSLLTSVATKGRAPYSAVVTHGFVLDERGYKMSKSLGNVVDPVTIIEGGKNKVESPPYGADVLRLWASSIDYTGDVMIGHQVLRQMSDIYRKLRGTLRFLLANLHDWKVDYVVPYHELPKIDQHALFQLENVVKNIKESYEQYQFFKIFQIIQRFVIVDLSNFYFDVAKDRLYVGGTTSFTRRSCQSVLAEHLLSIVKVVAPILPHLAEDVWQHLPFQYTNEEGQIAKFVFESRWPIIKERYLAFPVEEVNFWGKILELRTEVNKVLEVARSGKLIGSSLEAKVYLHTSDDTLAARLTEACKSETDADTLPRIFITSQVEVLPSLENELTEDASYTGEFLIGGKDRVWIHVTRAAGSKCERCWNFSPQVGSFDEHPSLCSRCYNVVAGQPEPALAAVS, from the exons ATGGCTGTCCAAAACTCCTCTTACAAG GTGATATTGCTGAAGAACTGTCCATCATTCAGGAAAACTCCACCCGTTAGCTTCCTGTATCTCAGAAAATGTTCATCATCTCAAGTGCTATCTCTGTTATCTCTGTTAAATGTGAGACACTATTCTACCTACCCTGGTCCTGAAATCTGTTCATCTGCAAAAAGAAGGTCTCGTGGACCTGTTATGGCAGCAAAAAAAGCGTCTGAAG GATTAAAGAAGGATGATGGAAAATACAAACACACGGTTGACCTACCACAGGCAACATTTGGCTTGAGGGCAAATTCTACAGTAAGGGAGCCTGAGATTCAGAAATTGTGGGATGAGCATCAGGTGTTTAAGAGAGTTGTTGATAGGAATGATGGA GGTAGTTTTATTCTCCATGATGGTCCTCCTTATGCTAATGGTGATTTGCACATGGGGCAcgctttaaataaaattttgaaggATATTATAAACCGTTACAAG CTTCTTCAAAATTTTAAGGTTCAATACGTTCCAGGGTGGGATTGTCATGGCTTACCAATAGAACTAAAAG TATTGCAGTCACTAGATGAGGTTACCAGGAAGGAGCTGACACCATTAAAGTTGAGGAAAAAGGCAGCAAAATTTGCCACTGCAACTGTGAAAGCTCAAATGGCATCATTTAGG AGATATGGAGTATGGGGAGACTGGGATCATCCTTATCTAACTCTTGATCCAGAGTATGAAGCTGCACAG ATTGAAGTATTTGGCAAAATGGCTATTCAAGGGTTTATCTATAGGGGAAGAAAACCAGTTCACTGGAGTCCGTCATCACGCACTGCTCTTGCTGAAGCAGAGTTGGAG TATCCTGAAGGGCATGTTTCCAACAGCATGTATGCCATTTTCAAACTAGTCAATGCTCCGAATTTGTGCAATTTATTGGAGGAATTCTTCCCTAATTTGTGCTTGGCTATCTGGACCACAACTCCATGGACTATACCTGCTAATGCTG CTGTTGCAGTGAATCCTAAGCTTCAATATGCCATTGTTGAAGTGCAGTCGGGTTCCACAGATAGTTCTACACTGTCTGGCAATGCAAAAAAGAAACTTGGCAATGTTTTTGAAGAATATGAGAAGCTGTTCCTTATTGTGGCATTAGACCTTGTACCAACTCTAGAAGCAAAATGGGGCAAAAAACTTCTTATAAAGAAAAAACTGTTGGGTTCGGATCTCGAAAATTGCAG CTATGTTCATCCAATAGATGGCAGAGACTGTCCTGTTGTCATTGGTGGTGATTACATCACAACAGAATCAGGAACTGGACTAGTTCATACTGCTCCTGGTCATGGCCAGGAGGATTATGTAACTGGCCTCAAATATGGTCTACCTATTCTTTCCCCTGTGGATGATGATGGCAAATTCACAGAAGAAGCTGCACAGTTCAATGGGCTTGATGTGCTTGGTGATGGAAATATTGCAGTTATAGAATACTTGGACAAGCATTTGTCAATGCTTATGGTGGAACCCTACA AACACAAGTATCCATATGATTGGAGGACAAAAAAGCCCACGATTTTTAGGGCAACTGAACAATGGTTTGCATCAGTGGAAGGATTCCGTAATGCTGCAATTGATGCAATCAGCCAAGTGACATGGATTCCTTCTCAG ggagaaaaaagaatcaTTGCAATGACTTCAAGCCGTTCTGATTGGTGTATATCACGGCAAAGGACATGGGGTGTTCCCATTCCAGTGTTTTACCATGTGGAAACAAAGGAGCCACTGATGAATGAAGAAACCATTGATCATGTCAAAT GGTCTTCATGGGCTGCTGTGCTGGAGAAAAGAAATGGACTCAGTTCTCCTGCAGATTTGTATCTTGAGGGTACAGATCAGCATCGCGGTTGGTTCCAAAGCTCGTTGTTGACAAGTGTTGCTACTAAAG GAAGGGCTCCATATTCTGCTGTTGTTACTCATGGGTTTGTCTTGGATGAGAGAGGATATAAGATGAGTAAATCTCTGGGCAATGTTGTTGATCCAGTTACAATCATTGAAGGAGGAAAAAACAAAGTG GAATCTCCTCCTTATGGTGCTGATGTCCTAAGACTCTGGGCTTCTAGCATAGATTATACTGGGGATGTGATGATTGGGCATCAAGTCCTCCGTCAAATGTCTGATATCTACCGGAAATTACGGGGAACTCTAAGATTTCTTTTGGCAAACCTTCATGACTGGAAA GTTGATTATGTTGTTCCATATCATGAACTTCCAAAGATTGATCAGCATGCATTATTTCAGCTTGAGAATGTTGTCAAGAACATTAAGGAGAGTTATGAACAATatcaattcttcaaaatttttcag ATTATTCAACGCTTTGTGATCGTCGATCTCTCAAACTTTTACTTTGACGTTGCCAAAGATCGTCTTTACGTTGG GGGAACAACGAGCTTTACGAGGAGGAGTTGCCAAAGTGTCCTTGCAGAACACTTACTTTCCATAGTAAAGGTGGTTGCGCCCATCCTCCCGCATTTGGCTGAGGATGTTTGGCAACATCTTCCTTTTCAATATACTAATGAAGAAGGGCAAATTGCCAAATTTGTCTTTGAGTCAAGATGGCCTATAATTAAGGAAAGATATCTCGCTTTTCCTGTCGAAGAAGTCAATTTTTGGGGGAAAATTCTTGAG CTAAGAACTGAGGTAAATAAAGTGCTAGAGGTTGCTCGATCTGGGAAGCTAATTGGTTCAAGTTTAGAGGCGAAGGTCTACCTCCACACATCAGATGATACCCTAGCTGCAAGATTGACAGAAGCTTGTAAATCTGAAACTGATGCTGATACGCTACCTCGTATATTCATTACATCTCAG GTGGAGGTTCTTCCATCCCTGGAAAACGAGCTTACTGAAGATGCATCATACACAGGAGAATTTCTCATTGGAGGAAAAGACAGAGTATGGATTCACGTAACGCGTGCAGCGGGCTCAAAATGCGAACGATGTTGGAATTTTTCGCCTCAAGTTGGCTCTTTTGATGAGCACCCTTCACTTTGCAGCCGTTGTTACAATGTTGTCGCCGGTCAGCCAGAACCTGCTCTGGCAGCTGTGAGCTGA